One Coccinella septempunctata chromosome X, icCocSept1.1, whole genome shotgun sequence genomic window carries:
- the LOC123322347 gene encoding uncharacterized protein LOC123322347, with translation MLNRSAYGYSIDQINKLTHLFFMDDLKLFARGRKYLEGQLELVRQFSKDIGMRFGIEKCAMVDVTRGRLDRGEDVVLSDGQIIGRLGPEERYKYLGIQQTYEIKQQENKAEVEEEMMKRVRKILNTQLSAKNKIMAINIWALPTFMYTAGVLSWSKTDLERLDRRVRAALTKSGMLHPRSAIERIYLPRNEGGRGLGNIEHSYLREERKLKNYFTRGNLPLQRLVSNLCFPRATSETQSTEPEIGSPYELWRQSWQSKPLHGRFYASLHQPEVDIQNSTTYLKQGYLFPQTEGTILAIQDQVVPTRVYTKHILKQNVETTKCRLCNQEEESVQHLSSGCSAIAGTKYLSRHNNMGKVVHQLLCLKEGLIQHFTPHHAYNPQGLMENNNIKVYWDLPITTDQGVEHNRPDMLVWDRRKNNAIIIDFSVPLDQNLAKAYKEKILRYEALSRQIKNIWKLQWVEIKPLVVSCNGLIHKKTVQHLQELQLPPNTICWMQKAVILGTVNIVRQVVYPY, from the coding sequence ATGCTAAATAGATCGGCATATGGCTACTCCATAGATCAAATTAATAAGCTCACACACCTATTCTTTATGGACGACCTCAAACTCTTCGCTAGGGGTCGAAAATACCTGGAGGGACAACTGGAACTAGTGAGACAATTCAGCAAGGATATTGGCATGAGGTTTGGCATAGAAAAATGTGCGATGGTGGACGTGACAAGAGGTAGACTGGACCGAGGGGAGGATGTTGTTTTATCGGATGGTCAAATTATAGGTAGATTGGGACCAGAGGAAAGATACAAGTACCTGGGTATCCAACAAACGTACGAAATCAAACAGCAAGAAAACAAAGCCGAAGTGGAGGAGGAGATGATGAAGAGGGTGCGAAAAATCCTAAACACTCAGCTATCagccaaaaataaaataatggcCATAAATATCTGGGCACTACCGACATTTATGTACACAGCTGGGGTACTTTCCTGGTCCAAAACTGATCTGGAAAGATTGGACAGACGCGTAAGGGCTGCGCTCACAAAAAGTGGCATGTTGCATCCGAGATCTGCAATCGAGAGAATATACTTACCACGTAATGAGGGCGGACGAGGATTGGGCAATATAGAGCATTCTTACCTGAGAGAAGAACGTAAACTGAAAAATTACTTCACTCGGGGAAACTTACCTCTGCAGCGCCTGGTGTCTAACCTCTGTTTTCCTAGGGCAACTTCAGAAACCCAGAGCACAGAACCTGAAATAGGAAGCCCATATGAATTGTGGAGACAAAGCTGGCAATCGAAACCGCTACATGGACGGTTTTATGCGAGTCTACATCAACCGGAAGTCGATATACAGAATTCAACAACTtacctgaaacaaggatacctTTTCCCCCAGACAGAAGGAACCATTTTGGCCATACAAGACCAGGTAGTGCCAACAAGAGTATACACAAAACATATACTTAAACAGAATGTTGAAACTACTAAATGTAGACTCTGCAATCAAGAAGAGGAATCAGTCCAACACCTCTCATCGGGCTGCTCAGCTATAGCCGGAACAAAATACCTCAGCCGACACAATAATATGGGTAAGGTTGTGCACCAGCTGCTTTGCTTAAAGGAGGGACTTATCCAGCACTTCACCCCACACCACGCTTACAATCCCCAGGGGCTGATGGAAAACAACAACATCAAAGTGTACTGGGACTTACCGATTACGACCGATCAGGGAGTGGAACACAACCGACCCGACATGCTGGTATGGGATAGGAGGAAAAACAATGCCATTATTATTGACTTTTCAGTGCCTCTCGATCAGAATTTGGCGAAAGCATATAAGGAGAAAATCTTAAGGTATGAGGCGCTGTCGCGGCAAATAAAGAACATCTGGAAACTGCAATGGGTGGAGATAAAGCCTCTAGTCGTCAGCTGCAATGGGCTTATCCATAAGAAAACTGTACAACATCTACAGGAACTCCAACTACCCCCAAACACAATATGTTGGATGCAAAAGGCTGTTATCTTGGGTACAGTGAACATCGTACGGCAGGTGGTCTATCCTTATTGA